From a single Mesorhizobium shangrilense genomic region:
- a CDS encoding alpha/beta fold hydrolase has product MSNTSLLATAETSSLVIGYEFSGNPDGFPVLLMHGWPDDVRTWDGILPALHQANYRTIVPYLRGFGRTRFRNSNVRRSGQLAALGQDVIDLADAMGLERFAVVGHDWGARAAYIASCLDGGERISHCVALSVGWGTNDPSQSLGLRQIQNYWYHWYMTIDRGEALVRNDRRAFTRHIWNIWNPSWAFSDAEFERTAASFDNPDWADVVLHSYRVRWGLAPTDPALANIERRLTQRPEISVPTMVIHGGADPCNDPSTSEGKEQFFTGPYRRFVVDGAGHFPQREAPTVVANALVPFLSGNNLGAS; this is encoded by the coding sequence ATGTCCAACACGTCGTTACTTGCTACCGCCGAGACATCTTCGTTAGTGATCGGCTATGAGTTCTCGGGTAACCCTGACGGGTTCCCTGTGCTTCTGATGCACGGTTGGCCGGATGATGTTCGGACTTGGGATGGCATACTTCCTGCCCTGCATCAGGCTAACTACAGGACCATCGTCCCCTATTTGCGCGGCTTTGGTAGGACACGATTTCGAAACAGTAACGTGAGGAGATCCGGCCAACTCGCTGCGCTGGGGCAGGATGTTATTGATCTCGCTGACGCAATGGGTCTCGAACGATTTGCTGTGGTCGGCCACGATTGGGGAGCACGCGCGGCCTACATCGCAAGCTGCCTAGATGGCGGAGAACGTATTTCCCACTGCGTCGCGCTGTCGGTCGGTTGGGGTACGAATGATCCTAGCCAATCCCTCGGACTACGCCAAATTCAGAATTATTGGTATCACTGGTATATGACAATCGACCGCGGGGAGGCGCTCGTCCGAAATGACCGGCGCGCCTTCACGCGTCACATCTGGAATATCTGGAATCCGAGCTGGGCATTCTCAGACGCCGAATTCGAGCGCACGGCCGCTTCGTTCGACAACCCAGATTGGGCCGATGTCGTGCTTCACTCCTACCGCGTCCGTTGGGGGTTGGCGCCCACCGATCCTGCTCTAGCAAACATCGAGAGGCGGCTGACACAGCGACCGGAGATCTCGGTTCCGACCATGGTCATTCATGGCGGGGCCGACCCCTGTAATGATCCATCGACATCGGAGGGCAAGGAGCAATTTTTCACCGGACCCTATCGCCGCTTCGTCGTCGATGGCGCTGGGCACTTCCCACAACGCGAGGCACCGACGGTAGTCGCCAACGCGCTGGTTCCGTTCCTGTCGGGAAACAACCTGGGGGCGTCGTGA
- the aceF gene encoding dihydrolipoyllysine-residue acetyltransferase produces MSASLSVAIPDIGDYKNVPVIEIMVKPGDRIAVDDPILSVESDKATMEVPSPVAGVVRELLIEIGSKVSQGTPILTVEPTASIEGALQVRENRPATPADEAQKNRQPLPSPAAGPKATAVDDASPGFSSVHATPSVRAYARELDVDLTKVRPTGSRGRILREDVQTFIKTSLASATPASSGGQAVGVGLPAWPQIDFAKYGEIDRQPLTRIQQISGANLTRNWLTIPHVTNFDHADVTELEAFRTDLNREKRKPEVKVTMVAFLLKSASSALRAFPRFNASLDGDHLVLKKYVHIGFAVDTPKGLMVPIIRDVDKKGLLQIALEMGELAEKARQGTLSPSDMQGGCFSVSSLGGIGGGGFTPIINAPEVAILGAARSKTEAVWNGEVFVPRLITPISLSWDHRVVDGVAAARFLGHIAATLGDFRRALL; encoded by the coding sequence ATGAGCGCCAGTTTAAGCGTCGCTATCCCTGACATCGGCGACTACAAGAATGTTCCTGTCATCGAGATCATGGTCAAGCCGGGAGACCGGATTGCCGTGGACGACCCAATTCTGAGTGTCGAATCCGACAAGGCAACGATGGAGGTTCCCTCCCCGGTGGCCGGAGTTGTTCGCGAGCTTCTAATCGAGATCGGATCCAAGGTATCGCAGGGGACCCCGATCTTGACTGTTGAGCCCACGGCGTCAATTGAGGGCGCCCTACAGGTAAGGGAAAATCGCCCGGCTACGCCCGCAGATGAAGCGCAAAAAAATAGGCAACCCTTGCCAAGTCCGGCCGCAGGCCCCAAAGCGACCGCCGTGGATGATGCCTCGCCTGGTTTTTCCTCCGTTCACGCAACACCATCCGTAAGGGCTTATGCACGCGAGCTTGACGTTGATCTGACCAAGGTTCGGCCTACTGGCTCTAGAGGACGTATTCTCCGGGAAGACGTTCAAACTTTTATCAAAACGTCACTGGCCTCAGCTACACCGGCCTCCTCCGGCGGGCAGGCGGTTGGGGTTGGGCTCCCAGCGTGGCCGCAGATCGACTTCGCGAAGTACGGAGAAATCGACCGGCAGCCTTTGACGCGAATTCAGCAAATTTCTGGTGCTAACCTTACGCGCAACTGGCTGACAATCCCGCACGTCACTAATTTCGACCATGCGGACGTAACCGAGCTTGAGGCATTCCGAACCGATCTGAACCGGGAAAAACGGAAGCCCGAAGTGAAGGTGACGATGGTAGCGTTCCTGCTCAAGAGCGCATCCTCGGCACTACGAGCATTCCCCCGGTTCAATGCCTCCCTCGACGGAGACCATCTCGTCTTGAAGAAGTACGTACATATCGGCTTTGCGGTGGACACCCCAAAGGGGCTGATGGTGCCAATCATCCGGGATGTTGATAAGAAGGGTCTTCTCCAGATTGCGCTGGAGATGGGCGAGCTTGCGGAAAAGGCACGTCAAGGGACCTTGTCACCCTCCGATATGCAGGGGGGCTGCTTCTCGGTGTCGTCGCTCGGTGGAATAGGGGGAGGGGGGTTCACCCCCATTATCAACGCCCCGGAAGTAGCAATCCTGGGTGCTGCTCGCTCCAAGACCGAGGCGGTGTGGAATGGCGAAGTTTTCGTGCCGCGTTTGATTACGCCGATCAGCCTTTCCTGGGATCACCGCGTGGTCGATGGGGTCGCGGCGGCACGTTTCCTCGGCCACATCGCAGCAACGCTCGGCGATTTTCGCCGGGCACTTCTGTGA
- a CDS encoding acyl-CoA dehydrogenase family protein, with amino-acid sequence MRTQTALSHEEMSAIECVGTPEELVERARGLAPALRERAVETEALRQPPEATRQDIQRTGIHRLFQPARFGGADAPFRAAVDVMTALGQACGSTAWAVVQNISHNSMMCRWPLEAQEDVWRSNPAALLSGILIPNIGRARRVDGGYVLSGRWPFVSGVSLADWALFTAFTPGPDGQEEDRHFLVPKGDYQILDTWYAMGLKGSASHDVSLDEVFVPEHRTTTIDNMRAREARYPGEPINLRAPLYCMFGVFIGSTALGIAEGAVQTYLEQVRGRISRASSRAVTDFSTQHVKVAEALANLKAARLLIYGACDQMTEILESGRLPTDEERARCRAEATFAGQLSTRAVNIVWDAAGGGAIYDRNPLSRYFCDMSAANRHITQNWDVSAITHGRVVLGLPIDNPTL; translated from the coding sequence TTGAGAACCCAAACCGCGCTCAGCCACGAAGAAATGTCGGCCATTGAATGTGTGGGAACACCCGAAGAACTCGTGGAGCGGGCCCGCGGGCTTGCGCCTGCCCTGCGTGAGCGAGCGGTGGAAACTGAGGCGCTGCGCCAGCCCCCGGAAGCGACCCGCCAGGACATCCAGCGAACCGGGATCCACCGGCTCTTCCAGCCCGCTCGCTTTGGCGGAGCCGACGCGCCGTTTCGCGCGGCAGTTGACGTTATGACCGCTCTCGGGCAGGCCTGTGGATCGACCGCCTGGGCGGTGGTGCAGAACATTTCTCACAATTCCATGATGTGTCGTTGGCCGCTGGAGGCGCAGGAAGACGTCTGGAGGAGCAATCCAGCTGCATTGCTATCCGGGATCCTCATTCCGAACATCGGACGAGCACGCCGTGTGGACGGTGGCTATGTGCTATCGGGCCGTTGGCCCTTTGTTAGCGGCGTGAGTCTTGCCGACTGGGCGCTGTTCACCGCCTTCACGCCCGGACCGGATGGCCAGGAAGAAGACCGGCACTTCCTCGTGCCGAAGGGCGACTATCAGATTCTCGATACTTGGTATGCCATGGGCCTGAAAGGCTCCGCTAGCCACGACGTTTCGTTGGACGAAGTATTCGTACCGGAGCACCGCACGACAACTATCGACAACATGCGCGCGCGCGAAGCACGTTATCCCGGTGAGCCGATCAATTTGCGTGCTCCCCTTTATTGTATGTTCGGAGTCTTCATCGGGAGCACCGCCCTAGGAATCGCAGAGGGGGCGGTTCAAACATATCTAGAGCAGGTACGGGGCCGAATCTCGCGCGCCTCGTCACGGGCGGTCACTGATTTCAGCACCCAACATGTGAAGGTCGCCGAGGCACTCGCCAACTTAAAAGCAGCGCGTCTTCTTATCTACGGCGCCTGCGATCAAATGACGGAGATTCTCGAGTCGGGCCGTCTGCCCACTGACGAGGAGCGCGCGCGTTGCCGGGCCGAAGCGACCTTTGCCGGCCAGCTCTCAACCCGCGCGGTTAACATCGTTTGGGATGCTGCGGGTGGAGGGGCGATCTATGACCGTAATCCGCTCTCACGCTATTTCTGCGACATGAGCGCTGCGAACCGGCACATCACCCAAAACTGGGATGTGAGCGCAATAACACATGGCCGCGTTGTACTCGGTCTGCCGATCGACAACCCGACACTTTAA
- a CDS encoding flavin reductase family protein, giving the protein MTSSAISPAIIRPDLLRDQFVAAMSRVPLSVAVVVAGAPEHRLALTVGTFISVSADPPMVLVSVKASSPLCKAVSTHRRYVINVLSAEQVEHSERFSGRPRTGRPYDLTAARWTGVPGEPLRYLEGVVAAFDCELVEAQPIASHVLLIGRVDEIILGAERPLVYWSRSYGIPSPLSGAV; this is encoded by the coding sequence ATGACATCTTCTGCAATATCACCAGCCATTATTCGCCCCGACCTCCTACGCGACCAATTCGTGGCCGCGATGAGCCGTGTGCCGCTGAGCGTGGCTGTGGTCGTCGCGGGCGCCCCCGAACACCGGTTGGCGCTCACCGTGGGTACATTCATCTCGGTTTCAGCGGATCCCCCGATGGTGCTGGTTTCAGTGAAGGCGAGCAGTCCCCTTTGCAAGGCGGTGTCCACACATCGCCGCTACGTGATCAACGTGCTCTCGGCCGAGCAGGTGGAACATTCCGAACGCTTTTCGGGGAGACCACGGACTGGGCGGCCCTACGATCTTACTGCGGCCCGCTGGACAGGTGTACCCGGTGAGCCGCTACGCTATCTGGAAGGCGTAGTGGCAGCGTTCGACTGCGAACTTGTTGAGGCGCAGCCCATCGCCTCGCACGTGCTATTAATCGGACGGGTTGACGAGATCATATTGGGTGCCGAACGGCCCCTCGTATATTGGTCGCGCTCTTACGGGATACCGTCGCCGCTAAGCGGTGCCGTGTGA
- a CDS encoding RraA family protein — translation MTITIAESSVPKPPTSLIEGFRSAPTSVISDNLGRLPGSVGLRPFHRGSKLVGTAFTVRTRPGDNLAIHRALEMVGPGDVIVVDGGGDETRALIGEIMMTIAKWRKAEGYVIDGAIRDVAAIAASDFPCFARTVIHRGPYKSGPGEINVPVSVGGCVISPGDFVVGDEDGIVSFPASKAASLLEAVQAQVAREEDMLKAIREGRYQNAYGKS, via the coding sequence ATGACCATCACCATTGCCGAGAGTTCCGTGCCGAAGCCTCCAACCAGCTTGATCGAGGGCTTCCGAAGCGCGCCGACCTCCGTGATCTCCGACAACCTCGGCCGGTTGCCGGGATCGGTTGGGCTGCGGCCATTTCATCGCGGCAGCAAGCTTGTTGGCACGGCCTTTACCGTGCGCACACGGCCGGGTGACAATCTCGCAATCCACCGCGCGCTCGAGATGGTTGGACCGGGCGATGTCATTGTGGTCGACGGCGGCGGCGACGAGACCCGCGCGCTCATCGGCGAGATCATGATGACCATCGCGAAATGGCGTAAGGCCGAAGGCTACGTGATCGATGGCGCGATCCGCGATGTGGCGGCTATCGCTGCATCTGACTTTCCCTGCTTCGCGCGCACGGTGATCCATCGCGGGCCCTACAAGAGCGGCCCTGGTGAAATAAACGTTCCGGTGTCGGTCGGCGGCTGCGTGATTTCGCCTGGCGACTTCGTTGTCGGTGACGAGGATGGCATCGTGTCCTTTCCAGCGTCGAAGGCCGCGAGCCTTCTCGAAGCCGTGCAGGCCCAGGTTGCGCGTGAAGAAGATATGCTGAAAGCGATCCGCGAGGGCCGCTATCAGAACGCTTACGGCAAATCCTAA
- a CDS encoding DMT family transporter — protein MSYPSHPYCGPLFMVLSTASYLVSDTFMKLSTAGLPPYEVLSLRGISATFWGMILLSYLRQWRSSPTVFGRWVSIRNLFELVCILCYIVALANMPIGNVVALTQITPLIVLIGASLFFGERLSGMSIAFITLGFVGALMVAQPSTEGMSFYALLALGNAVSGALRDLAGRRVPAQVSGILVAFGACVLVLVGAVVMHLMLEETIMPSTHHLLMLSASGLFLFAGHYLIFMAYRIGPTASVAPFYYFFTFWALLAGAVVFGTLPNPLAIVGMVLVITSGLAIVIFDRRRMRPIPAA, from the coding sequence ATGTCTTACCCGTCGCATCCCTATTGCGGTCCCCTTTTCATGGTGCTTTCGACCGCTTCCTATCTGGTCAGCGACACGTTCATGAAGCTTTCTACCGCCGGGCTTCCGCCATATGAAGTCCTGTCGCTGCGCGGCATTTCCGCCACGTTCTGGGGCATGATCTTGCTGAGTTATCTCCGCCAGTGGCGCAGTTCACCAACCGTTTTCGGTCGCTGGGTGTCGATACGCAACCTGTTCGAGTTGGTTTGCATTCTCTGTTATATCGTGGCTCTGGCCAACATGCCGATTGGCAATGTCGTAGCGCTCACGCAGATTACGCCGCTGATCGTTCTGATCGGCGCGTCTCTGTTTTTCGGCGAGCGCCTCAGCGGCATGTCTATAGCGTTTATAACACTCGGTTTTGTCGGCGCCTTGATGGTGGCGCAGCCCAGCACGGAGGGTATGTCGTTCTACGCACTGCTGGCGCTCGGCAACGCGGTTTCCGGCGCGCTGCGCGACCTCGCAGGCCGGCGGGTGCCGGCTCAGGTTTCGGGCATTCTGGTGGCATTCGGCGCTTGCGTGCTGGTACTGGTTGGCGCGGTCGTCATGCACCTGATGCTCGAGGAGACGATCATGCCCAGCACGCATCACCTTTTGATGCTTTCAGCGTCCGGTCTGTTCCTGTTTGCGGGCCATTACTTGATCTTCATGGCCTACCGGATCGGTCCGACAGCCAGCGTCGCACCGTTCTATTACTTCTTCACCTTCTGGGCGCTGCTGGCAGGGGCCGTCGTGTTCGGCACGTTGCCGAACCCGTTGGCCATAGTAGGCATGGTGCTCGTGATTACGAGCGGTCTGGCGATCGTCATCTTCGACCGCCGCCGCATGCGGCCGATACCTGCCGCATGA
- a CDS encoding M24 family metallopeptidase yields MNASTFPQRSLPFDEARLDRLLDEAGIDILMVTSKHNVQYLLGGYRFFFFDYMDAVGESRYLPVLVYQKGRPENSAYFGAALEIFEKNLGKFWPPAVETTTWSSTDAVRLAVEHIKKIGGSSSTVGVEKSFLPLDGGQVFQDSLTGCRIADANFVLERLRLIKSTEELNLLREASEGVVQSMAAAFEYAAPGMTKNDLVEKLRREEVNRGLKFEYCLITAGRDLNRAPSEQKLQAGDVISLDSAGNYHGYIGDLCRMGILGEPDAELVDLLGVIDHIQSEARKPIKAGARGGEIFTVANEIVNKSQHKPYMEFLAHGMGLVSHEGPRLTSTGPVPYHGYDEDRPLESGMVISIETAIKHPTRGYIKLEDTVAVTASGSEGFGDQFRGWNRANTQGRR; encoded by the coding sequence GTGAATGCTTCAACCTTCCCCCAACGATCCTTGCCATTTGATGAAGCGCGTTTAGACCGGCTTCTGGATGAGGCCGGAATCGACATCTTGATGGTAACTTCCAAGCACAACGTACAATATCTTCTTGGCGGGTATCGCTTTTTCTTTTTCGACTATATGGATGCGGTTGGTGAGAGCCGCTACTTGCCAGTGCTTGTCTATCAAAAAGGTAGGCCCGAAAATTCCGCATACTTCGGCGCCGCTCTTGAGATTTTCGAGAAGAACCTGGGAAAATTCTGGCCGCCGGCGGTCGAGACTACAACGTGGAGCAGCACAGACGCGGTTCGACTCGCAGTTGAGCACATCAAAAAGATTGGTGGGTCGTCTTCAACCGTCGGAGTAGAAAAGTCCTTTCTGCCCCTGGATGGTGGCCAAGTGTTTCAGGACAGCTTAACAGGTTGCCGCATCGCGGATGCAAACTTTGTGCTTGAGAGACTACGCCTCATCAAGAGTACTGAGGAGCTCAACCTGCTGAGAGAGGCCTCTGAGGGGGTTGTACAGTCGATGGCAGCCGCGTTTGAGTATGCAGCTCCCGGAATGACCAAGAACGATCTGGTCGAAAAGCTGCGGCGCGAGGAAGTCAATCGTGGTCTGAAGTTCGAGTATTGTCTCATCACAGCGGGTCGAGACCTCAATCGGGCGCCGTCTGAACAGAAGTTGCAAGCTGGTGACGTCATATCGCTGGACTCGGCCGGCAATTATCACGGCTATATTGGTGACCTCTGTCGCATGGGAATTCTCGGCGAACCTGATGCTGAATTGGTCGACCTACTTGGTGTGATCGACCACATCCAATCCGAGGCGCGCAAGCCGATCAAGGCGGGAGCGCGAGGCGGCGAGATCTTTACTGTCGCAAATGAGATCGTCAACAAGTCACAGCATAAGCCTTACATGGAATTTCTGGCGCACGGCATGGGGCTGGTCAGCCACGAAGGTCCGCGCCTGACGAGCACCGGGCCTGTGCCTTACCACGGCTATGACGAGGATCGCCCTCTGGAGTCCGGAATGGTGATCTCAATCGAAACAGCGATTAAGCATCCCACAAGAGGCTACATCAAACTTGAAGACACCGTCGCGGTGACGGCATCGGGCTCCGAGGGATTCGGCGATCAGTTTCGTGGATGGAACCGCGCCAACACTCAGGGCAGAAGGTAA
- the lpdA gene encoding dihydrolipoyl dehydrogenase: MARVIEVRVPDIGDFKNVPVVEILAKAGDTVEIDQSLLIVESDKATMDIPSPAAGRISELRITIGETISQGDLIALLEVEAQVEPANIPGLGRSPDHRPEIRPTGSNDCELLVIGGGPGGYSAAFRAADLGLNVILIERYPTLGGVCLNVGCIPSKALLHVAAVSEEAERLSAYGVTFAAPDIDLSKLRYFKSVTVGRLTDGLGQMAKMRKVDFVQGEARFTAADRVSVDLSNGLSREITFSKCIIAAGSSPVALPVFPEDPRIVNSTGALELPSIPRRMLVVGGGIIGLEMATVYSALGARVDLVELFDKLLPGVDRDLVKIWQKRNAHRFDRVMLATKVSEVGLTPDGLSVTFEGTESASQIYDMILQAAGRKPNSGSLALEAAGVRVEGGIISVDREMRTNVDNIFAVGDIVGQPMLAHKAVHQGHVAAEVAAGRKTGFDAKIVPSVAYTDPEIAWVGVTEDEAKAKGLAVEVSRFPWSASGRAIANGADYGLTKLIFSKESGRIVGGAIIGPAAGDIIGEVCLAIEMGADAVDIGKTIHPHPTLGETIGMAAEVAEGVCTDIPPQRGKR; the protein is encoded by the coding sequence ATGGCCAGAGTTATTGAAGTTCGCGTACCGGACATTGGTGATTTTAAGAATGTCCCTGTGGTGGAGATACTCGCAAAGGCGGGTGACACTGTAGAGATCGACCAAAGCCTTCTGATCGTGGAGTCGGACAAGGCTACCATGGATATTCCGTCGCCGGCGGCAGGGCGCATCAGTGAGCTGCGTATCACTATTGGTGAGACGATCTCTCAAGGAGATTTGATCGCCCTTCTCGAAGTCGAGGCGCAGGTGGAACCGGCAAATATCCCAGGGCTTGGGAGATCCCCGGATCACAGGCCGGAAATTCGACCAACTGGTTCAAACGATTGCGAATTGCTCGTAATCGGGGGAGGGCCAGGCGGCTATTCGGCCGCTTTCCGTGCCGCCGATCTCGGTTTGAACGTTATTCTCATTGAGCGCTATCCCACTCTCGGCGGTGTTTGTCTTAACGTTGGATGTATACCATCCAAGGCATTGCTTCACGTTGCGGCCGTGAGTGAAGAAGCCGAGCGTTTGTCCGCCTACGGCGTTACGTTTGCCGCGCCTGACATCGATCTGAGCAAGCTTCGCTACTTCAAGTCTGTGACCGTCGGGCGACTGACTGACGGGCTGGGACAGATGGCGAAGATGCGCAAGGTGGACTTCGTCCAGGGTGAGGCGCGTTTCACGGCAGCAGACCGCGTCTCCGTTGACCTGTCCAATGGGTTAAGCCGAGAGATCACCTTCTCCAAGTGTATAATTGCAGCAGGATCGTCGCCTGTTGCATTGCCGGTGTTTCCCGAGGATCCACGAATTGTGAACTCCACCGGGGCATTGGAATTGCCCAGCATTCCCCGGCGAATGCTGGTTGTGGGTGGTGGTATCATTGGACTCGAGATGGCTACCGTTTACAGTGCACTTGGCGCGCGCGTGGACCTCGTCGAGCTTTTCGATAAATTGTTGCCTGGCGTTGACCGAGATCTCGTGAAGATTTGGCAGAAGCGAAACGCGCACCGCTTCGACAGGGTGATGCTTGCCACCAAGGTCAGTGAGGTGGGGCTGACGCCCGATGGGCTCTCGGTGACGTTTGAGGGCACTGAGAGTGCTAGCCAGATATATGACATGATCTTACAGGCCGCTGGGCGCAAGCCCAATAGCGGCAGCCTCGCCCTCGAAGCCGCAGGGGTGAGAGTCGAAGGCGGGATCATCTCCGTTGACCGAGAGATGCGCACTAACGTCGACAACATTTTCGCGGTCGGAGATATTGTTGGCCAACCGATGTTGGCGCACAAGGCAGTGCACCAAGGCCATGTAGCGGCCGAAGTGGCGGCGGGGCGCAAGACGGGGTTCGATGCAAAGATTGTCCCGTCGGTAGCGTATACGGATCCTGAGATCGCCTGGGTGGGCGTCACCGAAGATGAGGCGAAAGCCAAAGGACTAGCGGTTGAAGTGAGTCGGTTTCCTTGGAGCGCATCTGGCCGCGCTATTGCCAATGGCGCCGATTACGGGTTGACCAAGCTCATCTTCTCGAAAGAAAGCGGTCGGATCGTCGGCGGCGCCATTATCGGTCCCGCCGCTGGCGACATTATCGGCGAGGTCTGCCTCGCGATCGAGATGGGAGCCGACGCGGTCGACATAGGCAAAACGATCCATCCACACCCGACACTTGGTGAGACGATCGGTATGGCCGCGGAGGTCGCAGAGGGCGTATGCACGGACATTCCGCCACAAAGAGGCAAACGATAA
- a CDS encoding zinc-binding alcohol dehydrogenase family protein, whose translation MRAVGYQKSLPIEAKESLVDFEIAKPEPVGRDVRVAVKAISVNPVDYKVRKRAAPPEGEYRILGFDAAGIIDAVGPEVSLFKVGDEVFYAGSIQRQGTNSEFHLVDERIVGKKPTSLSFAQAAALPLTSITAWELLFDRLGAVPGRHDPRTLLITGGAGGVGSILIQLARRLTGLTVVATATRPESRQWCLDLGAHAVIDHSEPMKEQIEALKLPPVGLVASLTFTDQHYKSIADIIAPQGRFGLIDDPAEFNVAVFKGKAVSVHWELMFTRSTFQTPDMIAQNRLLNDVADLIDKGVLRTTLDQTLGTINATNLKRAHALLESGTSRGKIVLEGW comes from the coding sequence ATGAGAGCCGTAGGATATCAAAAGTCACTGCCCATCGAAGCAAAGGAATCGCTGGTTGATTTCGAGATCGCCAAGCCGGAGCCTGTTGGGCGCGACGTCAGGGTCGCGGTGAAGGCGATCTCGGTCAATCCGGTCGATTACAAGGTGCGCAAGCGTGCCGCACCGCCGGAAGGCGAGTACAGGATCCTCGGCTTCGATGCGGCTGGCATAATCGACGCAGTCGGCCCGGAAGTCAGTCTTTTTAAGGTGGGCGACGAGGTGTTCTATGCCGGCTCGATCCAGCGCCAAGGCACAAATTCGGAGTTTCACCTCGTCGACGAGCGGATCGTCGGCAAAAAGCCGACCTCACTGTCCTTCGCGCAGGCCGCGGCACTTCCACTGACCTCGATCACTGCTTGGGAATTGCTATTCGACCGGCTCGGCGCGGTTCCTGGCAGGCACGATCCGCGCACCCTGCTCATCACGGGGGGTGCCGGCGGCGTCGGTTCAATCCTGATCCAGCTCGCACGCCGTCTAACCGGGCTCACCGTTGTTGCTACCGCAACACGACCTGAATCGCGACAATGGTGCCTCGATCTCGGTGCCCACGCCGTGATCGATCATTCAGAGCCGATGAAGGAGCAAATCGAAGCGCTGAAGCTGCCGCCGGTCGGTCTCGTTGCGAGCCTAACCTTCACCGATCAGCATTATAAGAGCATCGCCGACATCATCGCACCGCAGGGCAGGTTCGGGCTGATCGACGATCCGGCGGAGTTCAACGTCGCCGTGTTCAAGGGCAAGGCGGTGTCGGTGCACTGGGAGTTGATGTTCACGCGCTCCACGTTCCAGACGCCGGACATGATCGCGCAGAATCGTCTGCTAAACGATGTCGCGGATCTCATCGACAAGGGTGTGCTGCGCACCACTCTTGACCAGACCCTCGGCACCATCAATGCAACCAACCTCAAGCGCGCTCATGCGTTGCTGGAGAGCGGCACGTCACGAGGCAAGATCGTGCTGGAGGGCTGGTAG